A segment of the Halovivax limisalsi genome:
TGACGACCTGCGGGTCGCCGGTCATCGTCGTGTACCCCCGCGCCATGTTGACGGCGACGTCCTCGTGCCGGCAGTTCATGTGCGTCGGCACCGATCGGGCCGTCGATTCCTCCGTCGCGTCGTGTTTCGCCAGGAACTCCCAGTAGGGGGAGTCGTCCGACCCGGGCGAGTTGAAGAAGTACTCGACGCCCTGATCGGCGAACACGCGCAGGTACGCCTCCGCTGCCCCGTCGACCGGTTCGCGTCGAACCGACTCGTCCATACACCCTCCACCGAGCGCGATACCGTAGGTGTTGTGCCTCCCGCGGATCTGCGACGGGTAATCGCCCGGTACTGGATCCGTTTACGAGAGACGTCGGACCGTCTCGAGGAACGTGCGTCGAGCCGGCGCGGTTGGGTCCGTTACGGTCGCGAGACGGTGGACCCGTCGCTGCGGATACCGTCAGTGCAAGGCCGTGATACCGCCGTCGACGGCCAGCGGGTGGCCCGTGACGAACGACGACTCGTCCGAGCAGAGCCAGACGACGGCGCTGGCGACCTCCTCCGGCTTGCCCAGGCGGTCCATCGGCCGGCCCATCGACATCCGTTCGAGTCGCTCCGGGTCCGATTCCTGGAGTCGGTCGACGGCCTCGGTCTTCACGACGCCGGGACAGACGGCGTTGACCCGCACCCCGTCGCCGCTGAACTCCAACGCCGCCGTCCGCGTCAGACCGACGACGCCGTGTTTCGTCGCCGCGTACGGCGTCAGATTCCAGTGGCCGCCGAGTCCGGCGACGGAGGCGGTGTTGACGATCGCGCCGCCGCCGTCCTCCAGCATGGCCGGGATCTCCGCCTTGAGGCAGCGCCAGACGGCTTTCAGGTTGAGGTCGTAGAGTGTGTCCCACGCTTCCTCCGTCTGTTCGGTGAGCGGCGCCTCGGCGCTGCTCGTCCCGGCGTTGTTGTGCGCGAAGTCGAGGCCGCCGTACGTCGAGACGACCGTCTCGACCATCTCCTCGACGTCCGCTTCGCGAGTGACGTCTGCCTGCACGAACGTGGCCTCGCCGCCCGCGTCGCTGATGGCGGCGACCGTCTCCCGGCCGCCGTCCTCGTCGATGTCCACGACGGCCACGTTCGCGCCTGCTTCGGCGAAGCGCGTCGCCGTCGCTCGGCCGATACCCGATCCTGCGCCCGTTACCAGTCCGACGCTGTCTGCTACTCCGTCCATACTATCACGTGTGTTGAGCGGCTCCGTGCCGACGTGTGTCAGGTACTCACAAAAATCTGCCTATCGACCAGGGTGGTCGCCTGCCCCTGCGTCGGCCGGTCCAAGCGACGACCGGCCCGTCGAACACCGGGTGGGTTTACGTACTGGCGATCCCATCTCGGTGTATATGCTGTCCGATAGCGTATTCGTCGTCACGGGTGCCGGGCGGGGAATCGGCCGAGCGGTCGCGTTCGAACTGGCGGACAACGGCGCGAGCGTCGTCGTCAACGATCTCGGCGTCGACCTCGACGGCACCGGCGCGGACGCCGACCCCGCCGAAACCGTCGCCCGGGAGATTCGCGAGGCCGGCGGGGATGCGATGGCACATTTCGGCGACGTGACCGACCTGGAGTACGTCCAGACCCTGCTCGAGGACGCGCTGTCGGAGTACGGCCGGGTCGACGGCGTGGCGAACTTCGCCGGGAATCTGCGCAGCGCGCCGATCCATGAGATGACCGGTGAGATGTGGGACGCCGTCGTCCACGTCCACCTGCGCGGGCACTTCGCGCTACTGCGGACGTTCAGCGAGCACTGGGTCGAGCGCGACGGAACCGGCGATCGGTCGTTCGTGGCCGTCTCGAGTCCGTCCGCGCTGGGCCACCCCACCCAGTCGAACTACGCCGCCTCGAAGGCCGGCATCCTCGGCCTCGTTCGGTCCACGCGGGAGGAACTCGCACCCTACAACGTCCGCGTCAACGCGCTGGTTCCGAAAGCGTACACGCGGATGACCGAGTCGGTGCCGGACGAACCGTTCGGGGAGGACGTCTCGCCGGACAAGGTCGCGCCGATGGTCGGCTACCTGTTCTCCGAGGCCGCCGCCGACGTCACCGGCTGTACCGTCTACGCCGGCGACGACGAGATCGGGTTCGTCTCGGAACCCCAGATCACCAGGGTCGGCGTCAAGGACGACGGCTGGTCGATCGAAGACATCGCCGAACGGTTCTCGGGGAACGTCACGCAGGGCATCGACCTGAATCGAGAGAGCCGGCCGTAGGGGCTCGGAAGGCAGGCCGAAATAGACCCTGCACGAGTGAGACGCGGCTCGTCGAGTCGTACATCAGTTGGCCATCGTGATGCCGATTGCGCCGTTCTCCGGACGCCGTCGGACTAGTCGAAGGGGTTCGCCACGGTGTCGGAGTGGTCGATCCAGACGGTTTTTGTCTGGCGGTACTCGTCGAGTCCCTCCATCCCGTTTTCCCGGCCCAGTCCGCTGTCGTCGTAGCCGCCGAACGGCGCGCGCGGCGAGCCCAGGCGGTACTCGTTCACCCAGATCACGCCGGCGCGGATGCGGTTCGAGACGCGGTGGATCTGCGCGGGGTCGTTCGACCAGACGCCCGCCGTCAGCCCGTACCGGGTGTCGTTCGCCGCCTCGATCACCTCGGCCTCGTCGTCGAACCGGATGAGACAGAGCACCGGGCCGAAGATTTCGTCCTGGGCGATCGCCATGTCGTTCGAGACGTCCGCGAAGATCGTCGGTTCGACGAACCGGCCCTCGGGGACGCCGTCGGGTTCCCCGCCGCCGTACAGCAGCGTCGCGCCCTCCTCCTGCCCGCGTTCGATGTAGCGCCGGATCTTCTCGCGCTGGGCCTCAAAGGCGATGGGGCCGAACTCGGTCTCGGGGTCGAGGGGATCGCCCGCGGTGATCCAGTCGACGCGTTCGAGCAGCGCCTCGACGACGTCGTCGTACACCGCGTCGTGGACGAACGCGCGGGATCCGGCGAAACAGGCCTGTCCCGACGAGGAGAAGATGCCCTTCATGATCCCGTTGACGGCGTTGTCGACGGTCGCAGACGGGAAGACGATGTTCGGGCTCTTGCCGCCGAGTTCGAGCGAGACGGGGACGAGCTGATCGCCCGCGTTCCGGCCGATCTCGCGCCCGACGGTCGTGCTCCCCGTGAAGGCGAACTTGTCGATCCCGCCGTGGGTCGTGAGCGCGCTCCCGGTCCGCTCGCCGTCGCCGGTGACGACGTTGTACGCGCCCGGCGGCAGGTCGGTGTGTGCGGAGAGTAGCTCCGCGAACCGGAGGGCGCTTACGGGTGTCTTCTCGCTGGGTTTGTGGACGAACGTGTTGCCCGCGGCCAGCGCCGGCGCGAGTTTCGAGACCGTGAGGTTCAACGGCGAGTTCCACGGGGTGATCGCGCCCACGACCCCGTACGGTTCCGTCGTGGTGTAGTTGAACTGCTGGTCGGGGGCGCCGTCGACCGGGAGGACTGCGCCGCTTGATACCTCGCACAGCCCCGCGTAGTAGCGGAACCAGCGCGGCAGTAAGGCCATCAGGCCCTCCATGTCCCGGATCGGCTTGCCCGTCTGTCGCGTCTCCAGTTCGGCGAGTTCCGCGGCGTACTCTGCGATCGTGTCGGCGATCTCGTGGAGGAGCGTCGCCCGCTCGCTCGGCGTGATACCCCGCCAGTCGTCGCTCTCGAACGCCTCGCGAGCAGTGGTAATGGCGTCGTCAACGTCCTCGTCAGTCCCGTTGGGGACCGTCGCCCACTCCTCGCCGGAGTACGGGTTAGCGACCGCGAGCCGGTCGTCCGCGTTCGATCGCCGGTACGACCCACCGACGTGGTGGTCGTAGTCGCCGCTGAAATCGCTTGCCATGGTCCGACGTCGCACGCGGGTTCCATATACCTGTCTCTCCGGTTCGTCGAGCGCGTCCGGGCGGACCCTCCGAATACGCTCGATCCGCATGCGGACACCTCCACCGGGGGAAACTATACACCAGTGGCCTGCCATCACCTGGCACATGGACGCAGACGACTCGTCAGCGCCAGTCGAGGGTGCCGCCGAGGCCTACCTCCGGTTGTTCGATCGATTCGGCGTCGACGTCTTCTTCAACTCGCCCGGCTCCGACGACGCGCCGTACTGGGAGTTCCTGACGAAGCATTCGGCGGACGACGATACCGACGCGCCGGTCCCGGCGTACGTGAACTGTCGGCACGAATCGGTCGCCGTCAACATGGCCCGGGGCTACACCATGGTGACGGGCCGAGCGCAGGTGGTGAAACTCCACATCAACACCGGGACGCTCCACGCGGCGATGGACCTCCACGCCAGTTACCACTCGGGGACCCCGATGATCGTGCTGTCTTCCTACGCCGCGACACACGAGAACGAACAGTTCGGCGGGTCGCCGGGACCGCACTACCTCCGGTCGCAGGAACCCGGCGGGCACGAGAACAACGTGAAACGGTACACGAAGTGGGTGTGTCCGCTCGACACGAACGACAACGCCGAACAACTGCTCTCGCGAGCGTACAACGTCGCGAGCGCCTCCCCGCAGGGCCCGGTCTTCGTGAACATCTCACGGGAACTCGCCCACGACCGCTCGAAGGAGACGGTAGAGTTCGTCGAGCCGACGGTTCCCTCGCCACCGTTTCCCGACCCGGAGACGTTCGAAGCGCTCGTCGACCGGCTGGAGGGGGCGACGAACCCGCTCCTGTTGACCGGGTCGTACGGGACCGACCCGGACGCCGTGCCGGACCTGGTTCGACTCGCCGAAACGCTCGAGATGCCGATCTACGAGACCGAAAAGCGGGTGAACAACTTCCCAATGGACCACCCGCTGTACCTCGGTGCCGGCCTCCTCCAATCGGATACGCTCGAGGCGTACCTCGCGAAGGACGTCGACCTCGTTTTCGTCCTCGACTCGCCGTTTCCCTGGTACCCGCCCCGCGGCGGCGCCCCGACCGACGCGGAGATCGTCATGGTCGACGAGGACCCGCTGCAGGAGCGGAGCCACTACTGGAACTATCCGGCCGATCTGCTCGTCGAGGCCGACTCGGCCGCCCTGGTGCCTGCGCTGGCCGATCGCGTCTCCCCTACCTCGGTCGATCGGCCGGTCGACTGGCGCGACGAGCACGAAAAATGGCGGCGCCGGTGGGACCGGGCCGCCGAGGACGGCCGGGACGAACAGCCGATCGACCCGTTCTGGCTGTGTCGCGTCCTCGACGAGACGCTCCCCGACGACGCGCTGATCCACGACGAGACCGTCGTCCACACCTCGATCGTGGCGAACCTCGTCCGGACGACGGCGCCCGACCGGATCGGGACGCTACAGGCCAACCGGGGCGGGCTCGGCGTCGGGCTGGGCGTCGCCCTCGGCGCGAAGCTGGCTCGCCCCGAGCGGACTGGCGTGTTGCTCGTCGGCGACGGGGCGTTCAACTACAACGCCGTCGCCGCGGCCTTCGGGACGGCCCAGGAGCACGACCTGCCGATCCTCGTCGTCGTCTTCAACAACGAATCCTACGAGTCCATGCGGACGAGTCATCGACTGAATTACCCGGACGGGTGGGCCGAGGACGCGGACACCTACGTGGGCGCGTCGATCGAGCCGACGCCCGAGTACGCCGACATAGTGTCGAGCTGGGGCGGGTACGGGGAGAAGGTGGCCGATCCGGACGAGATCGGACCGGCGCTCGAACGCGGGCTCGACGCCGTCTCGACGGGCCGGATCGCCGTCGTCGACGTCGTTCTCGAGGACGGATTCCCGTCGGATCCGACGCCGGAATGAGGAAAGTGTCGTCACCAGCCCGCGGGCGAACCCGTTCGATCTGACGGTCAAAACGAGAGGACGGTCAGCGTGATCGGCGGCCAGAGCGATCGGGCGGATCAGCACGGTCGGATATGGGTCGATCGGCGCGGGCGGACGGTCAGAGGGATCGGTCAGCCCGGTCGGTTTATCAGAGCTGGATGTCGTCGTCCAGGTGCTCGCCGCCCACCTGGTGGACGAGGATGGCGACGAGCAGGAGCGAGCCCATCAGCACGACGCCGAGCGCCGAGACGACCTGGTACTGTCCCTGGCTGTTCAGGTCGTTCAACACGGCGGCGACCATCTTCGTGTCGGCGCTGCCGAGCAGCATCGCGATGGGCAGTTCGAGGAAGATAATCGCGAAGCGGACCGAGAAGAGCGCCCGCGCGACCGGCACGATGAGCGGGAGGATGATCGAGTAGATCGTCCCGATCGAACTCGCGCCGCTGACCTTGCTCGCGTCGATCAGGTCGTCGTGGACCTGCACGACCGACGGATAGACGATGCGGATCGTCGACGGGAGATAGCGGATGCAGTAGGCCAGGACGAGGATGAAGATCGTTCCGTAAATCCCGATGGGGAACAGGAAGAGGTAGATGAACATGATCCCGACGCCGAGCGCCGCCGACGGGATCCCCATCGGGAGGAAGGAGAGGTAATCGATGTACCGCCGGAAGGGCACGTCCGTCTTCTCGATGAGCCACACGACGAAGAGGCCGATCGCCATCAGGAAGACGGTGGCCAGCCCGGCGACCATCACGCTGTTGAGAACGCCGTCGACGATCGCGGGATTGTCGAACAGCCCGGCGTAGCCCTCGATCGTGAAGTCGGGGACGTTCTCGGTGAGCGGAGAGACGTAGTAGGGAAGCAGCGAGGCGTAGACCATCACGATCACCGGGATCACGACGGTGATCAGGACGTAGACGCCGACGACGGCCGAGACGACGTAGCGCCACCGCCCGATGTCGATCGCGTTCCGCGAGTAACCCTCCCCCGAGACGGTCATGTACTTCTCGGTCGCGCCGAGCGTCTTGTAATACGAGTAGAGCAATGGGATCGACATCAGGACGAGGAGGATCCCCGCCGCCATGGCCACGCCGTACTGGATCGGTTGCGTGTTGGTGGCGTCGTAGATGTAGGTCGCGAGCACGTTGATGTTGTTGGGCTCTCCGATGACGAGCGGGACCCGGAACGCGCCCAGGTTGATGATCAGCGTGAGGACGAACACCATCAGGATCCCCGGTTTCGCGATCGGGAGCGTGATATCCGTGAGGATGCTGCGCAGCGAGGCGCCGGACGTTTTGGCCGCCTGTTCCATCGAGTTGTCCATGTTCGAGAAGATCGGCGAGAGCAAGATCAGCCCGAACGGGACGAAGCTCACGCCCGACACGACGATCATGCCCGGAAGCGAGTAGATCGAGAAGTCGAAGCCGAGCAACTGGGTATAGATCCCGTTGTTCCCGAGCAGGAAGACCCAGACCTGCTCCCACGTGATCGGCGGCGCAAAGAGCAGCGCCAGGAGGAGGTAGTAATAGGGACCCGACAGCGGCAGATCCGTCCGCGTGAGGACGAGAGCGATGATCGTCGACAGGATTGTAGTGAGAACAGTCGCCCCAACCGCGTAGACGACGGTGTTGAAGATGACGGGCCTGAGCGTCACGAACAACGTCGTCCAGTTCTCGAGCGTGAAGGCCTCGAAGACCGTCACGTTGGAGCCGAAGAACGACCCGCCCAGGAGGACCAGAATCGGGAGGATATTGAAGTAGATCAGGCTAAGCAGGACGACGGCGCCGACGAGCGTCGCCCTGTTCCGACCGACGTGTTCCGAAGCGACGGCTTTCAGCGTGTGCAGATAGTGACGGCCAGAAGATGACATGTGGAGTTAGAAACCCAGGATCTCGGACGCGCGTTGGTTGTAGGTCGCACTTTCTTCCTCGGTGAAGATGACGGCGTACATCTCGTCGACGTACTCGTCGATCTGGTTCTGGATGTACTCGCTCCGGCCGCTCATGTCGGGATTAATCGGTTCCGATCCGCCTTCGCCTTCCGTGACCAGTTCCTGTCCCTCCTCGGTCATCGCAAATTTGACGAACTCCCTGGCGAGTTCGGGATTGTCGCCGGCGTCCGTCGCCGCGTAGTGGCCGGTCGACGTTCCGGTCTTCGGCGGAAGCGTCACGCCAAGCGGGGCGCCGTCCTCCCGGAAACCGGGGACCCGGTTCAACAGCATCCAGAAGCCGACGTCGACTTCGCCGGAGAGGATCGTCTGGGGCATGTCGACGATCCCGCCCCATTGGATATCCTGCTCGCCGAAGTCGGCGAGGTAATTCTCGGCTTCCTCCGTCGAGTAGCCCAGGAACTTGTCCATCGTCCCGAGGACGTTGTACATCGCGTACTGGGCGGCCCCGATTCGCCCCTCGAAGCGCGAGTCGAGGATATCCTCGAACGTCGCCGGCGGCTCCGACACCGCTTCTTCGTGGTACAGGAAGCAGAAGGGGTTATGATACGCCGTGTGAATGAGTTGTTTGGCGTCGTCCCCGAAGATATTCGTGATCGACTCTTCGATGGAGGAGCCGAGCGCTCCCGTGTAGACTTTGTCTTGGTTGGGCGTGTCGACGGACTGGATCGTGTCAATCGCGGGCGTCAAGAGATTCGCCAGCCCCCCGTTGAAGTTGAGGACGTCGGCCGACGTCTCGCCCGCGTCGGTCTCGGAGATATACCGAGTCGCCCACTCCGAGCCGTTCAACGCCTCCCGGTTGACGGTGACGTCGTGTTCCTCTTCGAAGGCTTCGATGAGGGCCACGTCCGACCCCTGATGGTAGATAAGCATCTCCTCCGAGCTGCCCGATCCGCCACCTAACCCACCGATACAGCCGGCACTTACACTCGCAACGGTAACTCCGCTCGCCGTGAGGAACGCTCGACGGGACGCTCCCCTCCTATTATTGGGGTTTGACATCGTTCTTATGGAAGTCTGAGTCGAAGGTTGGAGTCAAAGTTTATAATAGTATCGACTAGCCGGGTGCTGCAGACGGCGATGACGCGGCGATCGGCCCCGGAGCGGCCGCTGGCCGTCGCCAATCGTTCCGACCCGGTGGCGCCTCCGAAATCGGTTCTCGCTGTCACGATCCCGCCTCGGCAGTTGCCGGGTTCGGTCGATCGGCTGCGAGGGCGCAGGAAATAACACACTGAGTGGGTTATTATTTCTATCCTGGATTTTTAGAATGGGGAATGGTACCTGTTTTCACGAGTCGTGAAACCGTGTGATATACCGCCAGCACTCAGGGTTGATACTCGCAGACACGCGACGATGCACCGACCTCGACCGACCGATCACGTCAATGCAGGCTCATCCGCGCACTGGCGGCGGTGGGCCGGTCAGACGAGCCGCCGGATCGACACGCCGCGCTCTCGCACCAGGCGCACAACAATCGATAGCCATCGTCCGCCTTCCATCGACGACCGGAGGCCAGGCGACGTGTTAGACGATAGATTTAACTGATCTCCATCGATCCTGTTTGGTGTACACACATGGCAGCAGCAGACATCGATCTCAAGAGCGAGATGCCCACTCTCGCGCTGCTCGAAGGGGCGTGGGAGGGAAAGTACGTCATGGTCGATCCCGACGAGGAGGAGATCAAGCGAGCGGATTCGCGGGTCACCACCGAGTTTCCCGAGGACGGCGAGTACCCCTACCGGCAGGTCAACGAGTACGAGTGGGACGACGGGACGAGCGAGCGATACGAGTTCCCGGGGTCCTACGAGGACGGACGGCTCGACTTCGATACCGAACGGATGACCGGGCACGCGTGGGAAGCCGAACACGCCGAGCGGACGACCCTGGTCCGGTGGACGCGATCGGACCTTCCCAACAGCGACTTCTTCGAGATGACGCAGGTCAACGAGCGCGCGACGGAACGCGCGCGAATCTGGCACTGGTTCAAAGACGACGAGCTCGAGGCTCGCATGATCATCCAGGAGTATCCCGTCGAAGAGTGACGTCCACGCGCGAGAGGCGAGGGAGCATCACACCGCACCGTCCACGGCCGTGGATGCCACGACCAAGCCGCGAGACGACGGCACCCCGCGTCGAGACGACGCAAATCTCGCGACGAACGACGGCGTCTACTGCGAAACGAAGGCGGTCCGTCGACGAGACGGCGGGTAGCACCGACCGCGGATCATTGGACCGCTGTTACACTACGCGACTGCCGGACCATGGAAACGCACACACCGAGAACCCGCAGCAGACCGATAGTCGATCGCCCGAGGCCCTAGCATGAGTAAGTCCGCACCACCGGCCTACAGGGCGCTCGCGCTCCAGACGAACTGCCGATCGATTCACGACGTCGGAGATTGCGACGCTGCGTCCGACCATATGGCGGCGTCGATCGAGCGACTGGACCGCCAGATCCGTTCCAGTACGGCCTTTATCGGGTCGGACTGTCGGCTCGTCGTACTCCCCGAGTACGTACTGACCGGGTTTCCGATGGGGACCTCGCTCGAGGAATGGGGCGAGACGGTCGCCGTCTCCCCCGACGGCCCGGAGTACGAACTGCTCGGCGAGATCGCGGCGGATAACGACATCTTCCTCGCCGGCAACGTCTACGAGCGACCGCCGAACTTTCCGGACCTGTTCTTCCAGACCGACTTCGTGATCGATCCTGACGGGGACGTGATCCTCCGGTATCACCGGCTCCACTCGATGCACACGCCGACGCCGTTCGACGTCTGGGACGAGTACCTGGAGCATCACGACCGCGAGGACGTGTTCCCCGTCGTCGACACCGAAATCGGGCGGCTGGCCACGGTCGCGTCCGCCGAGATCCTGTATCCGGAACTCGTCCGCTGTCTGGCGATGCGGGGGGCCGAGGTGCTGGTACACCCGACGTCCGAACCCTACGCAACCAGGCCGACGGCCCGCGATGTAGCCAGGCGCGCCCGAGCGATCGAAAACGGGATGTACGTGGTCTCGGCGAACACGGCCGAGATCGTGGGATCGCCGTTCCCGTCCGCGTCGGGCGACGGCGGGTCGACGATCGTCGACTATCGAGGGTCGGTCCTGACCGAGGCCGGCCAAGGAGAGACTATGTCAACATTTACCGAACTAGACCTATCGGCGCTTCGGCGCCACCGACGACGTCCAAGACTCGAGAACACGTTACCGGACCAGCGGTTCGACCTCTACGCCGAGAGTTACCGCGACCGCGAGTTCTATCGACCGAACGCCCTCGCCGACGGGCCGGTCACGAGAGAACGACTCGCGGCGGCGCGGGCGGACACCGTCGATCGACTCGTCGAAACGGGGGTGTTCCGGTGACCGAACCGATCGAGGCGCGCGATCCGCGCACCGGCGACGTCGATTATCGAGTTACGCCACCCACCGACGACGAGCTGGACCGGGTCGAGCAATCCATTCGAACGTCCCAGGAAGGCTGGCGCGAGGAGGGCCTCGAGCACCGGCTCGACGTCCTCCAGCGGTGGAAAGACGAGATCGAGGCGAATCGAGAGCGACTGACGGACCGCGTCGCGGCCGACACCGGGAGGCGGGGCATCTCCGCGACCGAGGTCGACGCGCTCGTGAGCATGATCGATCGCGTCTGCGAGCAGGCGCCGGCCGTCCTGACACCCGATCCGCTGGGCGAAGCGTCGATATCCTCGATTCGGCTCGACCCAGAGCTGGTGCCGTACCCGCTCGTCGGCGTCGTCAGCCCCTGGAACTTTCCCCTCTTACTGTCCGCCATCGATACGGTCCCGGCGCTGGCGGCCGGCTGCGGCGTCATCGTCAAGCCGAGCGAAGTGACGCCGCGGTTCGTCGAGCCGCTTCGCGAGACCATTGCGGCCGTCCCGGAACTCGACGCGGTGCTCGAGTACGTCCCGGGCGCCGGTCAGACCGGGGCCGCCGTGGTCGACCGGGCCGACGCCGTCGCGTTCACCGGCAGCGTCGAAACCGGCAAGAAAATTGCCCGCCAGGCCGCCGGCTCGGTCAAACCCACGTTTCTCGAACTCGGCGGGAACGACCCGGCGATCGTCCTGGCGGGCGCCGACGTCGACGCGGCGACCTCGGCGATCCTGTGGGCGTCGACGGTGAACACCGGACAGGGCTGTCAATCCATCGAGCGCGTCTACGTCCACGAGGGGGAGTACGACCGGTTCGTGGACCAACTGCTGGAGAAAGCCGCCGACGTCGGACTGGCGTATCCGGACGAGGATAGCGGCCGACTCGGTCCGTTCATCTCGCGCGAGCAGGCCGACATCGTCCAGCGCCAGCTCGACGACGCCGCGGAGAAGGGGGCGACGATTCGCCACGGCGGCAAGATCGAGACCCACGGCGGCGGTCGGTGGCTTCGTCCGACCGTCCTGACGGACGTCGACCACTCGATGGCCGTGGCAACCGAGGAGACGTTCGGCCCCGTCATCCCCGTCGCGTCGTTCGAAACCGCCGACGACGCCGTCGAGCTCGCGAACGATACCGTCTACGGTCTCAGCGGGGCCGTCTTCGGCGAAACGGAAGCGGCCGCCATCGACGTCGGCCGACGGATCGAGGCCGGCGCGATCAGCATCAACGACGCATCGCTCACGGCCGTCCTGCAGGAAGGCGAGAAACAGGCGTTCAAGCAGTCCGGGCTGGGCCAGAGTCGGTTCGGCCCCAAGGGTATCGATCGCTTCCTCCGCCGGAAGATGCAGATGGTCAAGACAGACGCGGTGCCGGATCCCTGGTGGTACGACGTCGACGAATCGTGGCTGACCGAGTGACCGATTTCGCCGGTGAGCGCGGGGCGGACGCGAGACCGAATCGGCCGCCAGCCCCGGGCCAGCGTGTGGCCGCGACGGGGCGTTCGTCGACGAGCAAGACCCCTCGGCGACCGTGAAGACCAGTACTACTATATGCTCACACTGCTCACAGATGAACGACCTATCCGTGTTCGCGGAACCCGAACCCTCGGCACGTCACCCCACGAGTGAGCGTGCCGGGTACCGCCGCGACGGAGGAGGACAATGACAAAGCTACGAGTCGAAAACCTGACGAAGAAGTACGGCGCCCTCGTCGCCGTGAGCGACGTCGACTTCACGCTCGAGGAGGGGAAGTT
Coding sequences within it:
- a CDS encoding ABC transporter substrate-binding protein; amino-acid sequence: MLIYHQGSDVALIEAFEEEHDVTVNREALNGSEWATRYISETDAGETSADVLNFNGGLANLLTPAIDTIQSVDTPNQDKVYTGALGSSIEESITNIFGDDAKQLIHTAYHNPFCFLYHEEAVSEPPATFEDILDSRFEGRIGAAQYAMYNVLGTMDKFLGYSTEEAENYLADFGEQDIQWGGIVDMPQTILSGEVDVGFWMLLNRVPGFREDGAPLGVTLPPKTGTSTGHYAATDAGDNPELAREFVKFAMTEEGQELVTEGEGGSEPINPDMSGRSEYIQNQIDEYVDEMYAVIFTEEESATYNQRASEILGF
- a CDS encoding aldehyde dehydrogenase, whose protein sequence is MASDFSGDYDHHVGGSYRRSNADDRLAVANPYSGEEWATVPNGTDEDVDDAITTAREAFESDDWRGITPSERATLLHEIADTIAEYAAELAELETRQTGKPIRDMEGLMALLPRWFRYYAGLCEVSSGAVLPVDGAPDQQFNYTTTEPYGVVGAITPWNSPLNLTVSKLAPALAAGNTFVHKPSEKTPVSALRFAELLSAHTDLPPGAYNVVTGDGERTGSALTTHGGIDKFAFTGSTTVGREIGRNAGDQLVPVSLELGGKSPNIVFPSATVDNAVNGIMKGIFSSSGQACFAGSRAFVHDAVYDDVVEALLERVDWITAGDPLDPETEFGPIAFEAQREKIRRYIERGQEEGATLLYGGGEPDGVPEGRFVEPTIFADVSNDMAIAQDEIFGPVLCLIRFDDEAEVIEAANDTRYGLTAGVWSNDPAQIHRVSNRIRAGVIWVNEYRLGSPRAPFGGYDDSGLGRENGMEGLDEYRQTKTVWIDHSDTVANPFD
- a CDS encoding SDR family oxidoreductase, producing the protein MDGVADSVGLVTGAGSGIGRATATRFAEAGANVAVVDIDEDGGRETVAAISDAGGEATFVQADVTREADVEEMVETVVSTYGGLDFAHNNAGTSSAEAPLTEQTEEAWDTLYDLNLKAVWRCLKAEIPAMLEDGGGAIVNTASVAGLGGHWNLTPYAATKHGVVGLTRTAALEFSGDGVRVNAVCPGVVKTEAVDRLQESDPERLERMSMGRPMDRLGKPEEVASAVVWLCSDESSFVTGHPLAVDGGITALH
- a CDS encoding thiamine pyrophosphate-dependent enzyme gives rise to the protein MDADDSSAPVEGAAEAYLRLFDRFGVDVFFNSPGSDDAPYWEFLTKHSADDDTDAPVPAYVNCRHESVAVNMARGYTMVTGRAQVVKLHINTGTLHAAMDLHASYHSGTPMIVLSSYAATHENEQFGGSPGPHYLRSQEPGGHENNVKRYTKWVCPLDTNDNAEQLLSRAYNVASASPQGPVFVNISRELAHDRSKETVEFVEPTVPSPPFPDPETFEALVDRLEGATNPLLLTGSYGTDPDAVPDLVRLAETLEMPIYETEKRVNNFPMDHPLYLGAGLLQSDTLEAYLAKDVDLVFVLDSPFPWYPPRGGAPTDAEIVMVDEDPLQERSHYWNYPADLLVEADSAALVPALADRVSPTSVDRPVDWRDEHEKWRRRWDRAAEDGRDEQPIDPFWLCRVLDETLPDDALIHDETVVHTSIVANLVRTTAPDRIGTLQANRGGLGVGLGVALGAKLARPERTGVLLVGDGAFNYNAVAAAFGTAQEHDLPILVVVFNNESYESMRTSHRLNYPDGWAEDADTYVGASIEPTPEYADIVSSWGGYGEKVADPDEIGPALERGLDAVSTGRIAVVDVVLEDGFPSDPTPE
- a CDS encoding DUF3598 family protein; the encoded protein is MAAADIDLKSEMPTLALLEGAWEGKYVMVDPDEEEIKRADSRVTTEFPEDGEYPYRQVNEYEWDDGTSERYEFPGSYEDGRLDFDTERMTGHAWEAEHAERTTLVRWTRSDLPNSDFFEMTQVNERATERARIWHWFKDDELEARMIIQEYPVEE
- a CDS encoding SDR family NAD(P)-dependent oxidoreductase, with product MLSDSVFVVTGAGRGIGRAVAFELADNGASVVVNDLGVDLDGTGADADPAETVAREIREAGGDAMAHFGDVTDLEYVQTLLEDALSEYGRVDGVANFAGNLRSAPIHEMTGEMWDAVVHVHLRGHFALLRTFSEHWVERDGTGDRSFVAVSSPSALGHPTQSNYAASKAGILGLVRSTREELAPYNVRVNALVPKAYTRMTESVPDEPFGEDVSPDKVAPMVGYLFSEAAADVTGCTVYAGDDEIGFVSEPQITRVGVKDDGWSIEDIAERFSGNVTQGIDLNRESRP
- a CDS encoding ABC transporter permease → MSSSGRHYLHTLKAVASEHVGRNRATLVGAVVLLSLIYFNILPILVLLGGSFFGSNVTVFEAFTLENWTTLFVTLRPVIFNTVVYAVGATVLTTILSTIIALVLTRTDLPLSGPYYYLLLALLFAPPITWEQVWVFLLGNNGIYTQLLGFDFSIYSLPGMIVVSGVSFVPFGLILLSPIFSNMDNSMEQAAKTSGASLRSILTDITLPIAKPGILMVFVLTLIINLGAFRVPLVIGEPNNINVLATYIYDATNTQPIQYGVAMAAGILLVLMSIPLLYSYYKTLGATEKYMTVSGEGYSRNAIDIGRWRYVVSAVVGVYVLITVVIPVIVMVYASLLPYYVSPLTENVPDFTIEGYAGLFDNPAIVDGVLNSVMVAGLATVFLMAIGLFVVWLIEKTDVPFRRYIDYLSFLPMGIPSAALGVGIMFIYLFLFPIGIYGTIFILVLAYCIRYLPSTIRIVYPSVVQVHDDLIDASKVSGASSIGTIYSIILPLIVPVARALFSVRFAIIFLELPIAMLLGSADTKMVAAVLNDLNSQGQYQVVSALGVVLMGSLLLVAILVHQVGGEHLDDDIQL